A single region of the Garra rufa chromosome 20, GarRuf1.0, whole genome shotgun sequence genome encodes:
- the mst1rb gene encoding macrophage-stimulating protein receptor produces the protein MVHWATHLVTCVWIQALMSSALDTCPPTAPITLDFSVPYPMPYFQTRNPIQNIVTNSLFQEVYVASQNIIEAVNISLGKLWELRTGPVGSPECEICDLCDIARDPFHEDTDNEVLLLDTFLMYLYSCGSSQYGVCYFHQLHENGKPPGPSKCLFRKKLNSPQFCPDCIASPLGTKVSMVEEGQTVYFFVAATVNNSVTQKYGRMSISVRRPVATEDGFYTDVRGLTVLPALRQTYSIEYIYSFYTQDFVYFLSVQREKTDLDSSPFQTRLGRLPRHEWEMRRYREIVLECRFEPKRRRRSNGSEPFKDVVYNVVQAAHFGKAGRELADELGAEEEDDILYGVFAVTDDSGVPEHDSALCAFPMDTVNTAIDDGVEDCCKSGPEQLSRGLCHFQPCESCPHESMEHNMTCRDQPTLVSQPYYRVDLFNRQMRGVLLTSLLVTSIENKTVAHIGTSDGRLLQLVLRRSSPIIFANYSLVENQKVSSTAAVLSPDHLLFVIGDKMIQVPQRGPGCRHFLTCAMCLIAPKFMGCGWCSGQCTWASECRTHWGNESCPPVITEFFPKTAPPDGQSEMTLCGWEFQSPLRPAITTRTHEVKLGETACVVQPHKSNSTHLLCKIRSGTTEPIFKSVNVTAKVHEGRVEGRYSIEGNAEMPGFTFVVPNITEVQPDYGPVNGGTLITITGPYLDSGKNRKVTLDGETCPIQSVSVLRGNLSSIICLSQPVTEVKDVVLRVYIDKSRVLTTKVFRYKKTPEILAVLPDCSFDSGSRIIIEGRNLDSVYRTVVYFKPKESHLKPVSTECRGKATPTRMECITPVFHRDETEEGELSFDMDGVLGLWKQDFSYHPYGRPIPFETEGHILRLYPGFDEVSLHHQKLNLVSSCMSITMTVGDVDCGAKVLDNEITCRIPNNLTIPSEGLPVKVTVNGYTHNVGTVILVSNHYMVGIVLGILAALVTGAVMAFIVLKHLRKQKKASMAENRLSYFTHSRSRNNSVDICPLGDYRRELPLTTITAPPGAVAFPGLAYTGTLDTTLTPLMPPEKISITSFRPELLEEVKDVLIPASMLKVHHHQIIGKGHFGTVYHGYLTDHNNREIHCAVKSLNRITDVEEVEQFLKEGILMKGFHHSNVLSLLGILLPEEGLPLVVLPYMKHGDLRHFIRCEKRNPTVKDLIGFGLQVAKGMEYLAQKKFVHRDLAARNCMLDESYTVKVADFGMARDVLEKEYYSVQDHRKAKLPVKWMAIESLQTQKFTTKSDVWSFGVLMWEMLTRGASPYPEVDPYDVTHYLLKGRRLPQPQYCPDPLFAIMLQCWDPDPERRPTFSTLVSAVMSILSSLEGEHYISLKVTYVNLDQPRPYPALTDSADEYDSSDADDADSVSS, from the exons ATGGTCCATTGGGCCACTCATCTGGTGACATGTGTCTGGATACAGGCTCTAATGTCTTCTGCATTAGACACTTGTCCCCCGACGGCACCCATCACTCTGGATTTCTCAGTGCCGTACCCCATGCCTTACTTTCAGACACGCAACCCCATCCAGAACATAGTTACCAACTCCCTCTTCCAAGAGGTGTATGTGGCCTCTCAAAACATAATTGAGGCAGTGAATATCTCTCTAGGCAAACTTTGGGAACTCCGTACAGGACCCGTGGGCAGTCCGGAGTGTGAGATATGCGATTTGTGTGATATCGCAAGAGATCCCTTTCATGAGGACACAGACAACGAGGTGTTGCTCCTAGACACATTCTTGATGTACTTGTACTCGTGTGGAAGCTCCCAGTATGGAGTTTGCTATTTTCATCAGCTCCATGAAAATGGAAAGCCTCCTGGGCCTTCAAAGTGTTTATTCCGGAAGAAGTTGAACTCTCCGCAGTTCTGTCCAGATTGCATCGCTAGTCCTTTAGGAACGAAAGTCTCCATGGTGGAAGAGGGCCAAACGGTGTACTTCTTTGTCGCAGCAACGGTGAACAACAGCGTGACGCAAAAATACGGTCGCATGTCCATTTCTGTACGCCGACCGGTTGCGACTGAGGATGGTTTTTATACAGATGTCAGAGGGTTGACGGTGTTGCCTGCTTTACGGCAGACGTACAGCATTGAATATATCTACAGCTTCTACACACAGGACTTTGTCTACTTCTTATCTGTCCAACGAGAGAAAACCGACTTGGACTCATCACCCTTTCAGACTAGGCTAGGCCGTCTGCCACGCCATGAATGGGAGATGCGACGCTACCGTGAAATTGTTTTAGAATGTCGCTTTGAACCCAAAAGGCGAAGGAGAAGCAATGGCAGTGAACCTTTCAAAGATGTGGTATACAACGTGGTTCAAGCGGCCCACTTTGGCAAGGCCGGACGGGAGCTTGCCGATGAGCTGGGTGCTGAAGAAGAGGATGATATCTTATATGGCGTGTTTGCTGTAACTGATGACTCGGGCGTTCCTGAACACGATTCAGCGCTTTGTGCATTTCCGATGGATACGGTAAACACGGCAATAGACGATGGAGTGGAGGACTGTTGCAAGTCAGGACCAGAGCAGCTTTCCAGAGGCCTTTGCCACTTTCAGCCCTGTGAGAGCTGCCCACATGAG AGCATGGAGCACAATATGACCTGCAGAGATCAGCCCACCCTGGTTTCTCAGCCGTACTACAGAGTCGACCTCTTCAACAGACAGATGAGAGGCGTTCTCCTCACCTCACTGCTGGTCACCAGCATCGAGAACAAGACGGTGGCTCATATAGGCACATCCGATGGGAGACTGCTGCAG CTTGTCCTGAGAAGGTCCAGCCCCATCATCTTTGCTAATTACTCGCTTGTAGAGAACCAGAAGGTGTCGTCTACCGCAGCGGTTCTCTCTCCGGACCATCTACTGTTTGTGATTGGAGATAAG ATGATTCAAGTGCCTCAGAGGGGTCCGGGTTGTCGGCACTTCCTCACATGCGCCATGTGCCTGATTGCACCGAAGTTCATGGGATGTGGCTGGTGTTCGGGTCAGTGCACCTGGGCTTCCGAGTGCAGGACACACTGGGGAAACGAGTCATGTCCGCCTGTCATCACAGAG TTTTTCCCCAAAACAGCACCCCCTGATGGTCAGAGTGAGATGACTCTGTGTGGATGGGAGTTCCAGTCGCCTTTGCGACCCGCCATCACAACTAGGACCCATGAGGTGAAGTTGGGAGAAACTGCCTGTGTGGTCCAGCCTCACAAAAGCAACAGCACACA CTTGTTGTGCAAGATCCGTTCTGGGACGACAGAACCCATTTTTAAATCAGTGAACGTCACAGCTAAAGTGCATGAGGGCCGAGTGGAGGGCCGATATTCCATTGAAGGAAATGCCGAGATGCCTGGATTCACCTTTGTG GTCCCAAACATCACTGAGGTCCAGCCTGACTATGGACCTGTGAATGGAGGAACCCTCATCACCATCACAGGTCCTTATCTGGACTCTGGGAAGAACAGGAAAGTTACACTTGATGGAGAAACATGCCCAATCCAAAG TGTATCTGTGTTAAGAGGAAACCTGTCCTCCATCATATGTCTCTCTCAGCCTGTGACGGAGGTGAAAGACGTGGTGCTCCGTGTCTACATCGATAAGTCCCGTGTGCTGACCACTAAAGTCTTCCGCTACAAGAAGACTCCTGAGATTCTTGCCGTACTGCCCGATTGCAGCTTTGACAG TGGGTCAAGAATCATCATTGAAGGCCGAAATCTGGACTCTGTCTACAGAACTGTCGTCTACTTTAAACCCAAAGAAAGCCACCTCAAACCTGTTTCCACG GAGTGCAGAGGTAAAGCCACACCCACCCGTATGGAGTGTATCACACCAGTCTTTCATCGAGATGAGACAGAAGAGGGCGAACTCTCATTTGACATGGATGGGGTGCTTGGTCTGTGGAAACAAGACTTCTCCTACCACCCCTATGGCAGACCCATCCCGTTTGAGACTGAAGGTCACATATTGAGACTCTATCCTGGGTTTGATGAAGTGTCCTTGCAT CACCAGAAGTTGAACCTTGTGAGTTCCTGCATGTCAATCACGATGACGGTTGGAGATGTTGACTGTGGTGCTAAAGTTTTAGACAATGAGATCACATGCAGGATCCCTAATAATCTAACCATCCCCAGTGAGGGTTTACCTGTGAAG GTAACAGTTAATGGATACACACATAATGTTGGCACTGTAATCTTGGTCAGTAACCATTATATGGTGGGTATTGTGCTTGGCATACTGGCAGCTCTGGTCACAGGTGCAGTTATGGCCTTTATTGTGCTGAAACACCTGAGGAAACAGAAAAAAG CTTCGATGGCAGAAAATCGCCTGTCTTATTTTACCCACAGTCGTTCACGTAACAATAGTGTGGATATATGTCCCTTAGGAGACTACAGACGCG AACTGCCTCTCACAACCATCACTGCACCTCCTGGAGCCGTGGCGTTCCCCGGCCTGGCCTACACAGGCACCCTGGACACAACCTTGACCCCTCTCATGCCGCCGGAGAAGATCTCCATCACAAGTTTCCGACCTGAGCTGCTGGAGGAGGTGAAGGACGTGCTGATCCCAGCCTCCATGCTCAAGGTTCACCACCACCAGATCATCGGAAAag GACACTTTGGGACAGTTTACCATGGTTACCTCACTGACCACAACAACAGAGAAATCCATTGTGCTGTGAAATCTCTTAACA GAATAACAGATGTGGAAGAGGTGGAGCAATTTCTGAAAGAGGGCATTTTGATGAAGGGATTTCATCACAGTAATGTTCTCTCTCTGTTGGGAATCCTACTTCCCGAAGAGGGACTTCCCTTGGTAGTCTTACCTTACATGAAACACGGAGACTTGCGTCACTTCATCCGCTGTGAGAAGAGG AATCCAACAGTTAAGGATTTGATTGGCTTTGGACTCCAAGTTGCTAAAGGAATGGAATATCTGGCACAAAAGAAGTTTGTACACCGGGATCTGGCAGCACGAAATTGCAT GCTTGATGAATCCTACACTGTAAAGGTGGCGGACTTTGGAATGGCTCGAGATGTGCTGGAGAAGGAGTACTACAGCGTCCAGGATCACAGGAAAGCCAAATTACCTGTCAAATGGATGGCCATTGAGAGCCTGCAGACACAGAAGTTCACGACCAAGTCAGATGTG TGGTCTTTTGGGGTTTTAATGTGGGAGATGCTCACACGTGGAGCCAGTCCGTACCCTGAAGTTGACCCATATGACGTCACACATTACCTCCTGAAGGGTCGACGGCTGCCTCAGCCACAATATTGTCCAGATCCATT ATTCGCCATTATGTTACAGTGTTGGGATCCCGATCCTGAGAGGAGACCAACCTTCTCCACACTAGTGTCTGCTGTGATGAGTATTCTGTCCAGCCTGGAGGGAGAACACTACATCAGCCTAAAGGTTACATACGTCAATCTGGACCAGCCCCGCCCCTACCCTGCCCTAACGGACTCTGCCGATGAATATGATTCGTCAGATGCCGATGATGCAGACTCAGTCTCTAGCTGA